The segment TTCTATTGTCTAACTTAACACCTGAATTTTCTATAAAAAGATCCATCATTACGTCTCCTATATATAGGATAACCATTTGAATCAATGGAAGTATTCTCCAAGAATGGCTTCGGGAAGTTTTTTGAACACTTATTTTCACTCATGCATGGGTATTTAGGATTAGCAGAACAACATGGACCATGAATCATGAACTCACTGACAAGTGCATAAAATTCTGGATCATCGTCTTTGTTTGGAATTTCAGTCGAAACAATCAATATGTTCAATGGTAAGGAGTTTGTAATCAAAGTGCATGAATAAACATATATGTGCATGAGGCAGACCGTGCTTTTGAAACTCCACCGTATAAACAACTGTAAAatcatttaaataaatataatattataagataataAAAAACATAATGATAAAACTATCATTGTAATATAAGGTACCTGCTTGGATCAAACCCAATAACCGCTTCTTCTTTAAGTCTTTAATCAAAGAATCCAACTTAATTTTGAATAATCTATAAAGGATATCAGGCCTATCTTCGGGATTAAGCGTGGTGTCAGCAAGAAACCTTTTAATTTCAGGCCACTTTGGATTGCAAGTTACAATTATGAAAAAGTATGGGTATCCAAACCACTTACAAAACGACATGGCATCTAAATAGGTTTGCATCATGTAGCGTGCACCAACCATAAAAGAAGAAGGCAAGATAACAAGTTTTTCGAAGTTGGAAATATCATTATTAGCATGACTTTGCACGCTTCTTAAATTTGCATAAGATTCGCATCTAAGAACTTTTTGCTAATTGCGTATGTAATATAGTCTCTCAGTTTCAATCATCGTATAAGCACCAACCAGAAATTGTTGAAAAAGTCTTCTtgaattaagaattaatgaagaAACATTAACTCTGTCTTAGATTCTATAAGCAAAGAATTCTCTCATTGTACAGTAACGACGTTTGGTATTATTTGAATGATCAACATCCTTGTGAGGCATGTCAACTCTATATCCATCATCCCCATATGGAAAGAGTAGTGGGTATCGAAGGGCAAGGTAAGCAGGATGTAATTCGTTTATATATTTATAGACTTCCTGAATTTGGTTGTTACGATGATATCTCTATTATTAATTGTATCACCAATGTCACCAACAATTAAAGCAGCAATCTCAGAAGCAGTAGCTAGGTAAGTTATATGTTCTTCCATCTTGTTGCCTTCTTCCTATAAGATGTAACTTTAGATCTATATGAGGattttcataaaaacaatctCTGGCCATTCTATAACACGTAACAAGCTCATTGGTTGAATCCAACATGACCTTCAAAAAGCTAATGATTTCAATATCAAGAGAATGAGAAGTTGATTTGCCCCCTTTTTTTTGTGTACTGTCAACAACAACGATTATATGTAAAATTTAGCAGCTTAATcattatatcaaaattttaaaagtaatggtttataaaaaattaataaagatATACCTGAAAGCGTGTTGTCTATTTGAAACTTCATTTTCAGTATCATATATGTATAGTTGCGAAAAATTTGGTTTGGATCCATCTATAGGTAAAAGACTTCCCATACAATGGTAATTTTGACCACTATGTCTGAAAACATATGGAGCATTACCTCTATTAATGGAAGAATTAATTTTTCCACCCATTGAATCGACAAATGTTCTTCATGAAATTTTTTCCTTTTGGATCAACATAACGAAAGAGATTTTGATAATTTGTTGGAGCTTGTTTTAATTAAGGAAGCTCGACCTTTCCGTTACTACAACACATGGAATAAGTAGTTTTCTTTCCAGAAGTGATGCCTTTAAGGGCTTCATATGTCCATAATTGTGCATGACACATCGTACACACAAAAGTCTGGTCCCCATGGTCCAAATAATTtgtttaataaaaacatttgCAAAACATCGAAATAAATTAATGTTGCAATGAGTAATATTTTAAGATTTTCAGGATCGTGTAAGatgaaatatattatataaaataaaaattagtcTATACGATAGAAAACGATATACCATTAGGCGATGTGGACATATGATTGGATCTTTTCTTATCCAAATATAATTTTCTAAGTTTTCTTTTCTCTTTAGCAACATCTCACATTGGAGTTTTAATATTACAAGTTGAAGTAGATTGAAATTTTGTATGTTGATATGCGGATGATATATTTGGATTTACATTTTCACTGTCATCGCGAATATATGTAGAATTGTTTGAAGATAGTAAAATTTGCCGAAGATAACCTACATTgaatatataataataacaatGGCTAATTTGAAAATGTAATGATGAAATGAGATAAAACGTCAGAagatataaaacaatattttttaaacataagttaaaaataaaacatgaCTGAAAATGAAATTAAATTGAGATGTAGATAAAGAATTTCCAATTGACATGGTGGACATAACATTGGATCTTCTTTGATCCAAATATAATTTTCTATATCTGCGCCTTTCTTTATGTTCGTTTGAATCCATATCGTGTTTGTAgcttataaacataaaaaatttatttaataaaaagtatATTGACCATATTTCCActaaagtttaaaatttaaaatcataaaaatagagacattaataagaaaaatatataGTAGTTAAAAATTGGTAATATTTAAGTATTATATATTCTACATTAATACAAATTAGTACTTCCAACAAATAAGtgtaagttaaaaaaaaaaaataagaattttataatttttttaagatttaggaatatatatatatatatacatccataaaaaaagtttatattgatattgatataacaaataaaagaacGATTTTATAAATAATAGAAATAAGAAAAGAGAAGGAAAACCCGTTTTTTTAGATGAGGTCGTGAATTGTTTTGCTGGAAGCACGATTCTTGACCTAGATTAATCTCAACACAAGAGTTTAAGTTTTTATTTGTATCAATATTTTTTTCCTGATTCTTGCTAAGTACAATGCTTGGATAAGAAAATTAATGTTGTAAATTTTAAAAAAGAAcatttcaatgtactttcatttcatTTGAAAGTACATTGTGTAAATGGTAAAATATACCATTTAAAGTACatttgttgatatatatatatatatatatatatatatatatatatatatatatatatatatatatatatatatatatatatttcaaattagAGGACATTGTTAAGATTAACAAAACAACATTTTGTTACTTTTCTTATTAGATTTTTGTACTTTATATTTTAATgcaattttgttgattttatagaaatgaaatgaaaatatatttttgttgAGAACAATATTTATACAGAACCAtattcacagtttcatatatttcatTTG is part of the Lactuca sativa cultivar Salinas chromosome 7, Lsat_Salinas_v11, whole genome shotgun sequence genome and harbors:
- the LOC122195207 gene encoding uncharacterized protein LOC122195207, whose product is MGGKINSSINRGNAPYVFRHSGQNYHCMGSLLPIDGSKPNFSQLYIYDTENEVSNRQHAFSTQKKGGKSTSHSLDIEIISFLKEEGNKMEEHITYLATASEIAALIVGDIGDTINNRDIIQKVLRCESYANLRSVQSHANNDISNFEKLVILPSSFMVGARYMMQTYLDAMSFCKWFGYPYFFIIVTCNPKWPEIKRFLADTTLNPEDRPDILYRLFKIKLDSLIKDLKKKRLLGLIQAVVYTVEFQKHGPDQATVEVVQNNNGDDNDDAPVDEIKNYYYCRYLSVCEASWRIFGFDVHYKYPLVVRLPFHLPGKQNVVYQANDDTEDVINKQFVSSSMFLS